The Drosophila mauritiana strain mau12 chromosome 2R, ASM438214v1, whole genome shotgun sequence genome has a segment encoding these proteins:
- the LOC117138102 gene encoding glucose 1,6-bisphosphate synthase, whose amino-acid sequence MSISVKRKTVISPQDLLKTLELSGEEDLDLQIKNWVMWDRNEATLQQVTEAVRDQDWKALRVRLCHRITYLTTGLRGVMRAGFDSLNDVVIIEVAQGICAYLVDAYPSIQKRQTQGVVVGYDGRYNSKRFAQLIATVFLNNDFKVFLFTRMIPTPFIPFTVVRLQCLAGIVVTASHNTKEDNGIKVYWSNGAQAMAPHDQRIHDYMMNNLEPKPSSWETSLVLDHPLVEDPYRQVYPLFYEALKSLIPPIYLETNECSQLRFIYTALHGVGYPFMREAFYQARLKPVIPVVEQKEADPEFPTLAKPNPEEGKEALKMAIKKADAEHCTLVLANDPDVDRLAVAELDPRGRWKLFNGNELGALLGWWSLENYKTRTPKPAVTNCIMIATLVSSRILAAMARVEGFIFVEGMPSFPWMAHRALELEKSGRTVLFAFEECFGYMFGMSLPDKDGIGAAMQLASMACYLRSTRNVTLIEKLREIYDTYGYHSSISSVYMADSPETITSIFDHLRNFTDEEGYPKFILEEEFEVVHIRDLTIGLDTSFSDGKARMPVTPDTQLITFTFTNGYVVTLRSAPNDIKIKLNAEICGLPEEKQWEELHDKLNRMTNAVVEEFLLPEENGLTDASTIQ is encoded by the exons ATGTCTATCTCAGTGAAGCGGAAAACGGTGATTTCGCCGCAGGACCTTCTGAAGACGCTCGAGCTGTCCGGCGAAGAGGACCTCGATCTGCAGATCAAGAACTGGGTGATGTGGGATCGCAACGAGGCGACGCTCCAGCAGGTGACCGAGGCAGTCAGGGATCAGGATTGGAAGGCCTTGCGGGTGAGACTGTGCCATAGGATCACCTATTTGACCACTGGCTTGAGGGGCGTGATGCGCGCAGGCTTCGACTCCTTGAACGATGTGGTGATCATCGAAGTGGCCCAGGGCATCTGCGCTTACCTCGTCGATGCCTACCCAAGCATCCAGAAGAGGCAAACACAGGGCGTGGTCGTTGGCTACGATGGCAGGTACAATAGCAAGCGGTTTGCCCAGCTCATCGCTACCGTGTTCCTGAACAACGACTTCAAGGTGTTCCTCTTCACACGAATGATCCCGACGCCCTTTATACCCTTCACCGTCGTGAGGCTCCAATGCCTGGCGGGGATCGTGGTCACTGCCTCCCACAATACCAAGGAGGACAATGGCATCAAGGTCTATTGGTCGAATGGGGCTCAGGCGATGGCACCGCACGATCAGCGGATTCATGACTATATGATGAATAACCTGGAGCCAAAGCCTTCGTCCTGGGAAACCTCGCTGGTACTTGACCATCCCTTGGTGGAAGATCCCTATCGCCAGGTATACCCACTCTTCTACGAGGCTCTCAAGTCGCTTATTCCCCCAATTTACCTGGAGACTAATGAGTGCAGCCAGTTGAGGTTCATCTATACAGCTCTTCACGGTGTGGGTTATCCCTTCATGAGGGAAGCCTTCTACCAGGCGCGACTCAAGCCGGTGATTCCCGTAGTGGAACAGAAAGAGGCCGATCCAGAGTTTCCCACCCTCGCTAAACCAAATCCGGAAG AGGGCAAGGAAGCGCTGAAGATGGCCATAAAGAAGGCGGATGCGGAACACTGCACCTTGGTTCTGGCCAATGATCCGGATGTGGATCGTTTGGCTGTGGCAGAGCTGGATCCGCGTGGCCGCTGGAAGCTTTTCAATGGCAACGAACTGGGTGCTCTGCTCGGCTGGTGGTCACTGGAGAACTACAAGACCCGGACACCCAAGCCAGCAGTGACCAATTGCATAATGATAGCCACACTGGTGAGCTCACGCATCCTGGCGGCAATGGCGAGAGTCGAGGGTTTCATCTTTGTGGAGGGCATGCCCAGTTTTCCCTGGATGGCACATCGCGCCTTGGAGCTGGAAAAGTCTGGAAGAACAGTACTATTCGCGTTTGAGGAGTGCTTTGGCTACATGTTCGGAATGAGCCTGCCGGATAAGGATGGCATTGGAGCTGCCATGCAGTTGGCCAGCATGGCCTGTTATCTGCGTAGCACTAGGAATGTGACGCTAATCGAGAAGTTGAGGGAGATCTACGATACGTATGGCTACCACTCGTCGATCTCATCGGTTTATATGGCAGATAGTCCAGAGACAATCACTAGCATCTTCGATCATTTGCGCAATTTTACGGACGAGGAGGGCTATCCCAAGTTCATTCTGGAGGAAGAATTCGAAGTGGTTCATATACGGGATTTGACCATCGGGCTGGACACTTCCTTCAGCGATGGAAAGGCTCGAATGCCGGTCACTCCAGATACCCAACTGATTACGTTTACCTTCACCAATGGCTATGTGGTCACCCTACGATCGGCACCCAACGATATTAAGATCAAACTGAATGCGGAGATTTGCGGTTTGCCGGAGGAAAAGCAGTGGGAGGAGCTGCACGACAAGCTGAACAGGATGACCAATGCCGTGGTGGAGGAGTTCCTGCTACCCGAGGAGAATGGTCTTACGGATGCCTCAACAATTCAATAA